A genomic region of Vitis vinifera cultivar Pinot Noir 40024 chromosome 7, ASM3070453v1 contains the following coding sequences:
- the LOC100250855 gene encoding stress response protein nst1 isoform X1, whose protein sequence is MDNAGMRGGFLSGTSAGILELETSIQRHQQAQMSIPPHTHHHHMNVMTGFENDHCSIGTLETKGSTPKGIPINYGKGKGIAPVSVANNDNNNTSDEDEPSYTEDENFSGAKGKKGSPWQRMKWTDNVVRLLIAVVACVGDDGTLEGVEGLKRKSGILQKKGKWKTVSKIMISKGCFVSPQQCEDKFNDLNKRYKRLNEILGRGTTCRVVENPALMDSMPQLSAKMKDDVKKILSSKHLFYQEMCAYHNGKSIPNCHDIDLQGYFSPLARSSKDNNGSEEEEAEENEDFDDDELDNEEYDNVDVHAQRMGQFHQRRKVNQEDCSFWPQDACQDSFEVEMAGIFEDPTKSLWEQKEWIKNRMLQLQEQRVTIMAQGFELEKQRFKWLRYSSKKGRDLENSRLENERLGLENERMVLELKQKELELDSKRPEASLDPASLGIDRLQGRDQIELGRNQ, encoded by the coding sequence ATGGATAATGCAGGTATGAGAGGTGGGTTTTTGTCGGGAACGAGTGCGGGAATTTTAGAGCTTGAAACTTCTATTCAGAGACACCAGCAGGCCCAGATGAGTATTCCACCTCATACCCATCACCATCACATGAATGTGATGACTGGTTTTGAGAATGATCATTGCTCCATTGGGACACTGGAAACCAAGGGCTCAACCCCAAAAGGCATTCCAATAAATTATGGTAAAGGGAAGGGGATTGCTCCTGTTAGTGTTGCAAATAACGACAATAACAATACTAGCGATGAGGATGAGCCAAGTTATACAGAAGATGAGAACTTCAGCGGGGCAAAGGGTAAAAAGGGCTCTCCATGGCAGCGAATGAAATGGACAGATAATGTGGTGAGACTTCTTATAGCAGTAGTTGCCTGCGTTGGGGATGACGGTACCCTTGAGGGTGTGGAAGGGCTGAAGAGGAAATCAGGGATTTTGCAGAAGAAGGGTAAATGGAAAACTGTCTCAAAGATAATGATTAGTAAGGGTTGTTTTGTTTCACCTCAGCAGTGTGAGGATAAGTTCAATGACTTGAACAAGAGGTACAAGAGGTTGAATGAAATTCTTGGGAGGGGAACTACTTGTAGAGTGGTGGAAAACCCTGCACTTATGGACTCCATGCCCCAACTCTCTGCTAAGATGAAGGAtgatgtgaaaaaaatattgagctcaaaacatttgttttatcaGGAAATGTGTGCTTACCATAATGGAAAAAGCATACCAAATTGTCATGATATTGATCTACAAGGTTATTTTTCACCTCTTGCCCGAAGTTCAAAGGATAATAATGGATCTGAGGAGGAAGAAGCTGAGGAAAATGAGGACTTTGATGATGATGAATTGGATAACGAAGAGTATGATAATGTTGATGTGCATGCACAGAGGATGGGGCAGTTTCATCAAAGAAGGAAAGTGAACCAAGAGGATTGCAGTTTTTGGCCACAGGATGCTTGTCAGGATAGTTTTGAAGTTGAAATGGCTGGGATTTTTGAAGACCCCACCAAGTCTCTGTGGGAGCAGAAAGAGTGGATAAAGAACCGGATGTTGCAACTCCAAGAGCAAAGAGTCACCATCATGGCTCAAGGTTTTGAGCTTGAGAAACAACGTTTTAAGTGGTTGAGATACAGCAGCAAGAAAGGTAGGGATCTGGAGAATTCAAGGCTGGAGAACGAGAGGTTGGGATTAGAGAATGAGCGAATGGTATTGGAACTGAAGCAGAAGGAACTGGAATTAGATTCAAAGAGGCCAGAAGCATCCTTGGATCCAGCTTCTCTTGGCATTGACAGGCTGCAAGGAAGAGATCAGATTGAATTGGGCAGGAATCAGTAA
- the LOC100250855 gene encoding stress response protein nst1 isoform X2: MRMRGGFLSGTSAGILELETSIQRHQQAQMSIPPHTHHHHMNVMTGFENDHCSIGTLETKGSTPKGIPINYGKGKGIAPVSVANNDNNNTSDEDEPSYTEDENFSGAKGKKGSPWQRMKWTDNVVRLLIAVVACVGDDGTLEGVEGLKRKSGILQKKGKWKTVSKIMISKGCFVSPQQCEDKFNDLNKRYKRLNEILGRGTTCRVVENPALMDSMPQLSAKMKDDVKKILSSKHLFYQEMCAYHNGKSIPNCHDIDLQGYFSPLARSSKDNNGSEEEEAEENEDFDDDELDNEEYDNVDVHAQRMGQFHQRRKVNQEDCSFWPQDACQDSFEVEMAGIFEDPTKSLWEQKEWIKNRMLQLQEQRVTIMAQGFELEKQRFKWLRYSSKKGRDLENSRLENERLGLENERMVLELKQKELELDSKRPEASLDPASLGIDRLQGRDQIELGRNQ, from the exons ATGC GTATGAGAGGTGGGTTTTTGTCGGGAACGAGTGCGGGAATTTTAGAGCTTGAAACTTCTATTCAGAGACACCAGCAGGCCCAGATGAGTATTCCACCTCATACCCATCACCATCACATGAATGTGATGACTGGTTTTGAGAATGATCATTGCTCCATTGGGACACTGGAAACCAAGGGCTCAACCCCAAAAGGCATTCCAATAAATTATGGTAAAGGGAAGGGGATTGCTCCTGTTAGTGTTGCAAATAACGACAATAACAATACTAGCGATGAGGATGAGCCAAGTTATACAGAAGATGAGAACTTCAGCGGGGCAAAGGGTAAAAAGGGCTCTCCATGGCAGCGAATGAAATGGACAGATAATGTGGTGAGACTTCTTATAGCAGTAGTTGCCTGCGTTGGGGATGACGGTACCCTTGAGGGTGTGGAAGGGCTGAAGAGGAAATCAGGGATTTTGCAGAAGAAGGGTAAATGGAAAACTGTCTCAAAGATAATGATTAGTAAGGGTTGTTTTGTTTCACCTCAGCAGTGTGAGGATAAGTTCAATGACTTGAACAAGAGGTACAAGAGGTTGAATGAAATTCTTGGGAGGGGAACTACTTGTAGAGTGGTGGAAAACCCTGCACTTATGGACTCCATGCCCCAACTCTCTGCTAAGATGAAGGAtgatgtgaaaaaaatattgagctcaaaacatttgttttatcaGGAAATGTGTGCTTACCATAATGGAAAAAGCATACCAAATTGTCATGATATTGATCTACAAGGTTATTTTTCACCTCTTGCCCGAAGTTCAAAGGATAATAATGGATCTGAGGAGGAAGAAGCTGAGGAAAATGAGGACTTTGATGATGATGAATTGGATAACGAAGAGTATGATAATGTTGATGTGCATGCACAGAGGATGGGGCAGTTTCATCAAAGAAGGAAAGTGAACCAAGAGGATTGCAGTTTTTGGCCACAGGATGCTTGTCAGGATAGTTTTGAAGTTGAAATGGCTGGGATTTTTGAAGACCCCACCAAGTCTCTGTGGGAGCAGAAAGAGTGGATAAAGAACCGGATGTTGCAACTCCAAGAGCAAAGAGTCACCATCATGGCTCAAGGTTTTGAGCTTGAGAAACAACGTTTTAAGTGGTTGAGATACAGCAGCAAGAAAGGTAGGGATCTGGAGAATTCAAGGCTGGAGAACGAGAGGTTGGGATTAGAGAATGAGCGAATGGTATTGGAACTGAAGCAGAAGGAACTGGAATTAGATTCAAAGAGGCCAGAAGCATCCTTGGATCCAGCTTCTCTTGGCATTGACAGGCTGCAAGGAAGAGATCAGATTGAATTGGGCAGGAATCAGTAA